One segment of uncultured Methanobrevibacter sp. DNA contains the following:
- a CDS encoding ParA family protein, whose protein sequence is MNQKGGCGKTTTVVNLATSLAAMGKAVLVVDMDPQANATTSFGINKTEIKKTVYTALVNECSVQKATIPTKIENLFILPSNIDLSGIEVELSKEANYHIALKNLLEPIKGIFDYIIIDLPPSLGIITINSLIAADSVLIPIQAEYFALEGLADLMNTIKLVETRLRSPTPIKGILLTLYDARTRLGREVYSELKKYFKDKEYVFNTVIPRNIRLAEAPSYGKPCIVYDPESKGAIAYLKLAKEILERDGK, encoded by the coding sequence ATGAATCAAAAAGGCGGATGTGGTAAGACTACAACAGTAGTTAATTTGGCAACATCACTTGCTGCAATGGGAAAGGCAGTGCTTGTAGTTGACATGGATCCTCAAGCTAATGCTACCACAAGTTTTGGGATAAATAAAACAGAAATCAAGAAGACAGTATACACTGCTTTAGTAAACGAATGCAGCGTTCAAAAAGCAACAATTCCTACTAAAATTGAAAACCTATTCATACTACCAAGCAATATCGACTTAAGTGGTATCGAAGTGGAATTAAGCAAGGAAGCTAACTATCATATAGCATTGAAAAACTTACTTGAACCGATTAAAGGCATTTTTGATTACATTATTATAGACCTGCCACCATCTCTAGGAATAATTACAATAAATTCATTGATAGCAGCAGACAGCGTATTGATACCAATTCAAGCGGAATACTTTGCACTTGAAGGATTAGCGGATTTAATGAATACAATCAAGCTTGTGGAAACTAGATTAAGAAGCCCAACACCTATCAAGGGAATACTTCTAACACTGTATGATGCAAGAACCCGGTTAGGAAGGGAAGTCTATTCCGAACTAAAAAAATACTTCAAGGACAAGGAATATGTATTCAATACAGTAATTCCAAGGAACATACGTTTGGCAGAAGCTCCTAGTTATGGAAAACCATGTATTGTCTATGATCCAGAAAGTAAAGGAGCAATAGCTTACTTGAAACTTGCTAAGGAAATATTGGAAAGAGATGGAAAATAA
- a CDS encoding AAA family ATPase, with the protein MAKKEKNTGLGRGLDSLIPKIEETEVEEGISLEDLLRESEDESKTFEELVEEVEEEFDGEDELQVLEKSADVEDEKPKDSSEYTNVFFNDDEKVEDDEIKTEEKISSEKSVENIDSTVNLNEETDASSEIIEASDDIKEVGSLLSEKEEKLVDEVIETVEKNPRITLWSAKSAAVLRYLRKTEPEFSISSEASDLIDAAIAEKYPEIWTLFNHL; encoded by the coding sequence ATGGCTAAAAAGGAAAAGAATACAGGATTAGGAAGAGGATTGGATTCATTGATTCCAAAGATCGAAGAGACAGAAGTCGAAGAGGGCATTAGTCTTGAAGATTTATTAAGGGAATCCGAAGATGAGTCAAAAACATTTGAAGAACTGGTGGAAGAAGTTGAAGAGGAATTTGATGGTGAAGATGAACTTCAAGTTTTAGAAAAATCAGCAGATGTTGAAGATGAAAAACCTAAAGACTCATCCGAGTACACAAATGTTTTCTTCAATGACGATGAAAAAGTGGAAGATGATGAGATAAAAACTGAAGAAAAAATCAGTTCAGAAAAAAGTGTAGAAAATATTGATTCTACAGTTAATTTAAATGAAGAAACTGATGCAAGTAGTGAAATAATTGAAGCTTCTGATGATATAAAAGAAGTTGGTAGTCTTCTCTCAGAAAAAGAAGAGAAACTAGTAGATGAAGTCATCGAAACTGTGGAAAAAAACCCAAGAATCACTTTATGGTCAGCAAAATCAGCAGCTGTACTAAGGTACTTGAGAAAAACCGAACCTGAATTCAGCATAAGCAGTGAAGCATCAGACTTGATAGATGCTGCAATAGCTGAAAAGTATCCTGAAATTTGGACATTGTTTAATCATTTGTAA
- a CDS encoding TrpB-like pyridoxal phosphate-dependent enzyme — MQYRIDLSNDEVPTKWYNINADLPVELPAPKNSEGKDQISTLPQIFVNECLNQEFATDRYISIPKEVRELYQRLGRPTPLVRARGLEEKLNTPAKIYYKREDTSPTGSHKLNSAIAQAYYAKKEGIERITTETGAGQWGTALSLAASMMGIDCTVYMVRVSYDQKPFRKTIMQLYDGEVHASPSEHTEVGRKVLAENPDTPGSLGIAISEAVEDALTDDKVKYTLGSVLNHVILHQTTIGQEIKLQLEKVEEEPDTMIACVGGGSNFGGSLFPFIKDKIQGNSDTEFIAVEPSACPTLTQGEYRYDFGDEVGFTPLLKMFTLGHNFVAPSVHAGGLRYHGMNTQVSLLRDLGYIKPVAVHQRDVFAAGKMFAMCEGIIPAPETNHAIKAAIDEAKKCKETGEEKTIVVNFSGHGLMDFKGYASYMDGSMENSK; from the coding sequence ATGCAATACAGAATTGATTTATCCAATGACGAAGTACCAACCAAATGGTACAATATTAACGCTGATTTACCTGTAGAACTTCCTGCTCCTAAAAACAGTGAAGGAAAGGATCAAATAAGCACATTACCTCAAATATTCGTAAACGAATGTCTTAATCAAGAGTTCGCTACTGACAGATACATCAGTATCCCAAAAGAAGTAAGGGAACTCTACCAAAGATTAGGAAGACCTACTCCTTTAGTTAGAGCAAGAGGATTGGAAGAAAAACTTAATACGCCCGCAAAAATCTATTATAAGCGGGAAGATACATCTCCTACAGGAAGTCACAAGCTAAACAGTGCAATAGCTCAAGCATACTATGCTAAAAAGGAAGGCATTGAAAGAATTACCACAGAAACCGGTGCAGGACAATGGGGTACTGCATTATCCCTTGCAGCTTCCATGATGGGAATCGATTGTACCGTTTATATGGTAAGGGTTTCATATGACCAAAAGCCTTTCAGAAAAACAATCATGCAATTGTATGACGGAGAGGTTCATGCTTCCCCAAGTGAACATACTGAAGTGGGTAGAAAAGTTCTTGCAGAAAATCCAGACACTCCAGGTTCCCTTGGAATAGCTATTTCTGAAGCTGTAGAGGATGCTTTGACTGATGATAAGGTAAAATACACATTAGGAAGTGTATTGAACCACGTTATCTTGCATCAAACTACAATCGGTCAGGAAATTAAATTGCAACTTGAAAAAGTTGAAGAAGAGCCAGACACTATGATTGCTTGTGTTGGTGGAGGAAGTAACTTTGGTGGGTCATTGTTCCCATTCATTAAAGACAAGATCCAAGGCAATTCTGATACTGAATTCATAGCTGTAGAGCCTTCTGCATGTCCTACTTTGACTCAAGGGGAATACAGATACGACTTTGGTGATGAAGTTGGATTCACTCCTCTCTTGAAGATGTTTACATTAGGACACAACTTCGTTGCTCCTTCTGTACATGCAGGTGGACTTAGATACCACGGTATGAACACACAAGTGTCCTTGCTTAGAGACTTAGGCTACATCAAACCTGTAGCTGTTCACCAAAGAGATGTATTTGCAGCAGGTAAAATGTTTGCAATGTGCGAAGGAATCATTCCAGCACCTGAAACAAACCATGCAATCAAGGCAGCTATTGATGAAGCTAAAAAATGTAAGGAAACTGGTGAAGAAAAAACTATTGTTGTTAACTTCTCTGGCCATGGTTTAATGGACTTTAAAGGTTATGCAAGTTATATGGATGGATCTATGGAAAACTCAAAATAG
- a CDS encoding sugar phosphate isomerase/epimerase, with product MKLGFSLLSLFMKDVNEMLDIAVENGFDSVELLAEGPYRPDEMLGNKEITEVFHSYDLDIYMHAVNVDINLASLNPGIRKESVKQTKDCLDLADEIGAIGITAHPGKIGRPEKYLRDMALEFLTETTHELVAYAEDKEAKISIENMPERFSYLGNRAYELENLTNETGCNITIDLGHVNTCEDQESFFKIPNILYNHINDNDGIKDKHQAIGDGTLDLNLLKYVKNGIIELNNFDNVMKSKKVIEDFLSENK from the coding sequence ATGAAATTAGGATTTTCACTTCTTTCACTTTTCATGAAAGATGTAAATGAAATGCTTGATATAGCAGTAGAAAATGGCTTTGATAGTGTTGAACTATTGGCTGAAGGCCCATATAGACCTGATGAAATGCTTGGAAACAAGGAAATCACTGAAGTATTTCACTCATATGACTTGGATATCTACATGCATGCAGTGAATGTTGACATTAACCTTGCAAGCCTTAATCCGGGAATACGTAAGGAGTCTGTGAAACAGACAAAGGATTGCCTTGACCTTGCTGATGAGATAGGTGCTATCGGAATTACAGCGCACCCTGGTAAAATAGGAAGGCCTGAAAAGTACCTAAGGGATATGGCACTAGAATTCTTGACTGAAACAACCCATGAACTGGTGGCTTATGCAGAGGACAAGGAAGCTAAAATATCCATAGAAAACATGCCAGAACGCTTTTCCTATCTTGGAAACCGTGCCTATGAATTGGAAAACCTTACCAATGAGACAGGTTGTAACATTACAATAGATTTAGGCCATGTCAATACATGCGAAGATCAGGAAAGTTTCTTCAAGATTCCTAATATCCTATATAACCATATAAATGACAATGATGGAATAAAGGATAAGCATCAAGCAATCGGTGACGGTACCCTTGACTTGAACTTATTGAAATATGTGAAAAATGGAATCATTGAATTGAATAATTTCGATAATGTGATGAAAAGCAAAAAGGTAATAGAGGATTTCTTAAGTGAAAATAAGTAA
- a CDS encoding HAD family hydrolase, whose translation MTKKAIVFDNSGTLLERFRVIKDVSTGEFITHVNSLDLIDTCLNAALVVLQFNTSRLKDLDPNTLISDFVLENNIEFDISYYSTEVSKEEITAILEKDTAVIKDITDTFPLLKERVPHMELCNGSAVIIDIAEERIAYTITSAGQLFGGVKDTIAKLQDKDIDVFIASGDRSGAIKKLANITGIPEDHAFATASTHRKAEIVSKLQDEGYKVMMVGDGPNDILAFEQADSAVLTTEQKDGDFPDKLKGYADFVIEDISEVLQIDF comes from the coding sequence ATGACTAAAAAAGCTATTGTATTCGATAACTCAGGAACATTATTGGAAAGGTTCAGGGTTATAAAGGATGTGTCTACAGGGGAATTTATTACTCATGTAAACTCTTTGGACTTGATTGACACTTGCTTGAATGCCGCACTTGTAGTTCTCCAATTCAATACAAGTCGTCTAAAGGACTTGGATCCAAATACATTGATAAGCGATTTTGTATTGGAAAACAACATAGAGTTTGACATCAGCTATTATTCAACAGAAGTTTCAAAAGAGGAAATCACAGCTATTCTGGAGAAGGATACAGCGGTCATCAAGGACATTACAGACACTTTCCCACTATTGAAGGAAAGGGTTCCACATATGGAATTATGCAACGGTTCAGCTGTCATTATAGACATTGCAGAAGAGAGAATAGCTTACACTATAACATCTGCTGGCCAATTGTTCGGCGGTGTCAAGGACACAATAGCCAAGCTTCAGGATAAGGACATAGATGTTTTCATTGCTTCAGGTGACAGATCTGGTGCTATCAAAAAGCTTGCAAACATCACTGGAATACCTGAAGACCATGCTTTTGCTACAGCAAGCACACATAGAAAAGCGGAAATTGTCTCAAAACTTCAGGATGAAGGCTATAAAGTCATGATGGTTGGTGATGGCCCAAATGACATTTTGGCATTTGAGCAAGCGGACAGCGCTGTTTTAACAACTGAACAGAAAGATGGCGATTTTCCAGATAAATTAAAAGGATATGCTGATTTTGTAATAGAAGACATTTCAGAAGTTCTTCAAATTGATTTTTAG